From Bacteroidales bacterium, one genomic window encodes:
- a CDS encoding polymer-forming cytoskeletal protein produces the protein MAKLTGGTSVPAVNDVSRIAEETTFKGNLITHSDIRIDGTLEGDIVTLGKLVVGEKGKITGKIICRNADIYGKATGDITASHSASFKSKAVYKGNLKTIHVGIEIGASFSGNCSILTREEAGKIFEGYF, from the coding sequence ATGGCAAAATTAACTGGCGGCACATCTGTTCCTGCGGTAAATGATGTTAGCAGGATTGCGGAAGAGACAACTTTCAAAGGCAATTTGATTACTCATTCTGATATCAGAATTGACGGCACTCTTGAGGGCGATATTGTTACGCTTGGTAAGCTTGTCGTTGGTGAGAAGGGGAAGATTACCGGCAAGATAATTTGCAGAAATGCAGATATTTACGGCAAAGCTACCGGAGATATCACCGCCTCACATTCTGCCAGTTTCAAGAGCAAGGCTGTTTACAAAGGCAACCTCAAGACCATCCATGTCGGCATAGAAATCGGCGCCAGCTTCAGCGGCAATTGCTCAATATTAACCAGAGAAGAGGCCGGGAAGATTTTTGAAGGATACTTTTAA